The following nucleotide sequence is from Streptomyces pactum.
CACCCCGGCCGGGGCGATCGCCGAGGGGGTGGCGGCACTGGGCGCGGCCCTGCGCGAACTGGCCTGATCCCGCCGGTCGGTGCCCGGACCCCGTCGGCGGGTACGCCCCGGGCCCGGCCGGTGCGCCGGGTCCCGGCCGGCGTCAGTACGCCAGGCCCTGGCCGGGGGTGAGGACGCCGGCCGGGTCGTACCGGCGCCGGGCCCGGGCCAGCCGGTCCCACACCGGCCCGAAGTGGGCGCGCCAGTCCTCCGGTGACATCCGCAGCGTGTTCACCGGGTAGGCCACGGCTCCGGCCGCCCGCGCCCGGTCGTAGATCTCCCGGTTGGCGGCGGTCATGGCGTCACGGGCCGCCGGGTCGTCTCCCGGCGCGGTTCGCAACAGCGCGAACAGGTACATCGTGTCGTCGTCGGGGAGGCGCAGCAGCGGGGTGCGGATCCGCGCCGTGGGCACCGGGTAGAGCAGGACCAGCCCGGAGTTCCCCAGCTCGTGCCGGGTGAGCCCGGCCAGGGTGGTGGAGACGACGCTGTGGGCCGCCGCGCCGGGTACGAAGAGGTTGAGCCAGGGGTGCGGGTGGAACCATTCGCCGGTCTCGCGCAGCAGCGCCTCCCCGGGGGTCATGCGGTCCAGGAAGTCGGCGTAGTCCAGCTCCTCGATCTCCTCGGCCCCGCGCCGGAACGCCAGGTCGCCCAGGAGGTCACGGTCGTCCGGCGGCCACGCGGCGCGGTCGCAGGGCTGGTGGGCGACGGCCTCCATCAGGTGGTGCCAGGTGCCGTCGGGCTGCGGGGTGGGCTGCCCCTCCAGGTAGCCGAACCGGCCCTCGTGGGCGAGCCGGTGCTGGTCGGCCAGGTACTCCGCCAGGCCGTCGTACGGCAGGACGTAGCGGCGGACCCGGGCGGGCGCGCGTTCCAGCCGCAGCGTGGCCCGGACGACGAGGGCGCACTGGCTCAGCCCGGCGCGGACCGCGTCGAACAGGTCGCGGTTGCGATCCGGTGAGCAGCGCACCTCCTCGCCGGCGCCGGTCACCACGTCCAGCGAGAGCACGCAGTCGGTCTGCACGCCGTGCCGGTGGCTCATGCCGCCGATACCGCCCACCGAGAGGGTGCCGCCCACACTGGTGCCGAGGTAGTCGGTGAGCACCGGCGGGGTCCGGCCGTGCGGCAGGGTGGCGGCCACCACGTCCCGCCACAGCGCGCCGCCCTCCACGGTCACCTCGGTGTCCGACATGCGCACCACCCGGCCCAGCGGCGTCATGTCGATGACGATCCCACCGGGCGCCTGCGCCTGGCCGTGCACCGAGTGGCCGCCGCCGCGCGCGGCGACGGGTATGCCCCGCCGCGCCGCGGCCGCCACCACCTCGCGGACGTCGCGCACCGACCGGGGGCTGAGCACGGCGAGCGGCGGGGCGTGGACGGTGTGCCCGAAGTCCTCGGCGGCCCACCGGGGGATCCGCTCGCCGGTGAGGAGTTCCCCGTCGAGGCCGGTCAGCTCCTCGGGGAAGCGGGACCAGGGGGATCCGGCTCCGGGGTGGTCGGTCATGGTGCCGTGGCCCTTTCCGAACGGGTGGGGAAGGAGGGGGAGTTCGCCGGGGTGTCCGGACGATCCCCTACGGTATGCCCGGCACCCCTCGCGCGTACCCGGAACGGGCCCGGAGCGGCGGGGTCCCGCCGGAGCGAGGAGGTACCGATGGCAGCCGCCGGCGCCGCCGAACGCCGGATCGCCCACGACGACCCGGTGCTGCGCCACCGGGGCGCCGTCTCGCTGGAGCGCGGCCCGGGCTGGACCGCGCCGTGGCGCCTGCCGCACCACGAGGCGGAGCTGTACCTGCCGGAGGGCGGCACCGGGCGGGCGGCGATGCCGTCGGGGGTGCGGATCACCTTCCGTACCGACAGCCCCTCCCTGCGCTGCCGGTACCAGGCCGATCCGCCGCCCCGGCTCGACGGCCCGCCGGAGTGGGCCCGGCTGGACGTGGTGTGCGCCGGGCGCGCGCCGGTGACCGTGGAGCTGGCCGAGACGGGCCGGGACGAGGAGTTCCGGGTGGCCGGGCTGCCGGGCACGATGACCACGGTGGAGCTGTGGCTGCCGTTCTACCACCGGTTCCGGCTGCGCGGTCTGTCGGTCGCCGCGGGCGCGGCGGTGGAGCCGGACCGCGACGACCCGCCGCGGTGGCTGCACTGCGGCAGTTCGGTGTCGCAGGGCAGGGGCGCGGCCTCACCGAGCCGGACCTGGGCGGCGCTGGTCGCCCGGCGCCGGGGCTGGGACCTGACGTCGCTGGCGCTGGGCGCGTCCGACTGCCTCCAGCCGATGACGGCGCGGCTGATGCGCGAGCTGCCGGCCGAGCTGATCACCCTGTGCGTCGGCGTCAACGCGCAGGCGCTGGGCAGCCACAACCGGGACTCGCTGGTGTCCGCGCTGGTCGGTTTCGTCCGGACGGTCCGCGAGGGCCACCCGCACACACCGTTCGGGGTGATGTCGCCGATCGTGGCGCCCGAGCGGGAGCGGGTGCCGGGGCCGTCCGGGATGACCATGCGCGAGTGCCGGGCCCGGGTGCGGCGGGCGGTGGAGCTGCTGCGGGACCACGGGGACCACGCGCTGTACCACCTGGACGGGATGGAGGTGTTCGGGGCGAGCTGCACCGGGCTGATGCTGGAGCCGGCGGGCGGTGACCGGCTGCATCCGGCCCCGGCCGGCCACCCGGTTTTCGCCGCCCGCTTCGCGACCGTACTGCGGCGCGCCGGGTGCGTGCCGGCCCCGGGCGGTACGCCGCCGGGTGGTCCCCCGCCGGGACCGCCGTCTCCCGCGGTCCGGTCCGGCACCGGGCGGTCCGCTTCCGGCTGAACCGCCCGCCGGCCCGGCGCCGCGGCTCGGGTGGTGGTGCGGCGGTTACCCGCACCGGCGTCGCCTGCGGGCGTGCCCGGCGGGTGGCCGGCCGGGGCGCCGCGCGTCCGGAGGCCTCCCGGGGCGGCGAGGGCCCGGCCGGGGCCCGTGCGTCCGGTGCCGGCGGTAGGGCGCGCTGTCCGGGCGCGAGCCGGGCGGCCACCGGACGGCTCAGGTCCGGCCCGGTGGGCGGAGGGCGCACGGGTGCCGAACCGGCCGGGCG
It contains:
- a CDS encoding FAD-binding protein encodes the protein MTDHPGAGSPWSRFPEELTGLDGELLTGERIPRWAAEDFGHTVHAPPLAVLSPRSVRDVREVVAAAARRGIPVAARGGGHSVHGQAQAPGGIVIDMTPLGRVVRMSDTEVTVEGGALWRDVVAATLPHGRTPPVLTDYLGTSVGGTLSVGGIGGMSHRHGVQTDCVLSLDVVTGAGEEVRCSPDRNRDLFDAVRAGLSQCALVVRATLRLERAPARVRRYVLPYDGLAEYLADQHRLAHEGRFGYLEGQPTPQPDGTWHHLMEAVAHQPCDRAAWPPDDRDLLGDLAFRRGAEEIEELDYADFLDRMTPGEALLRETGEWFHPHPWLNLFVPGAAAHSVVSTTLAGLTRHELGNSGLVLLYPVPTARIRTPLLRLPDDDTMYLFALLRTAPGDDPAARDAMTAANREIYDRARAAGAVAYPVNTLRMSPEDWRAHFGPVWDRLARARRRYDPAGVLTPGQGLAY
- a CDS encoding GDSL-type esterase/lipase family protein, which codes for MAAAGAAERRIAHDDPVLRHRGAVSLERGPGWTAPWRLPHHEAELYLPEGGTGRAAMPSGVRITFRTDSPSLRCRYQADPPPRLDGPPEWARLDVVCAGRAPVTVELAETGRDEEFRVAGLPGTMTTVELWLPFYHRFRLRGLSVAAGAAVEPDRDDPPRWLHCGSSVSQGRGAASPSRTWAALVARRRGWDLTSLALGASDCLQPMTARLMRELPAELITLCVGVNAQALGSHNRDSLVSALVGFVRTVREGHPHTPFGVMSPIVAPERERVPGPSGMTMRECRARVRRAVELLRDHGDHALYHLDGMEVFGASCTGLMLEPAGGDRLHPAPAGHPVFAARFATVLRRAGCVPAPGGTPPGGPPPGPPSPAVRSGTGRSASG